TCGATGCTTTAGGTCGGTCGTTTGATGCTGAGACGTATCTCGATCATTACGTCGATCCAGAAAACATTCGCTGGTTGTCACGAACTGATGATTTTTCATACATCGACCACTTCGAAGATACAGTGATTCAATATAGTTTGACAGAGGATCGGTTTGAATACGGCACGACGCAGTACGTCGGTCGTTTCCGTGTCGTTTCGGTCTATCGTGCGACAACTGAGGGCTGGAAATGGCACTTTGGTCAACTGACATCTCTTGATCCGTCGTAACGGATTGAGAGGTGTTTTTTTATTTTCATTTTTCCATTCATCGACAGTTGGAATTGCTTCTCATTTTTCATTCCGTTACACTTGAGTGGTACATATTTTCTGAAAATTCAAGAAGGAGTGTTCATCATGACGGTTTATAACTTCTCTGCCGGTCCGGCAGTCCTTCCTGCCCCGGTCTTATTGAAGGCACAATCTGAACTACTCAATTATGAAAATTCAGGACAATCCGTTCTTGAAATGAGTCATCGTTCGCCAATCTTCGAATCGATTCGAGATGCAGCCGAACAATCATTGCGAAGGTTGATGTCGATTCCCGATACGTACTCCGTGCTGTTTCTTCAAGGTGGAGCGACACTTCAATTTTCAATGTTACCGCAAAATTTGGCGACGAAGACCGGACGGATCGATTTTATTGATACCGGCGGCTGGTCGACAAAGGCGATTGCGGATGCCAAACAGTATGCGACGGTTAATGTCCTCGCCTCTTCTGCTGATCAAGGTTATCGCTTCATCCCGGACGGACCATTTACGTCTTCAAGCGACTATCTGCATATCACTTGGAATAATACACTCGAGGGGACGACGTATCAGATACCACCTCACGTCGATGTGCCGCTCGTCGCCGACGTCTCATCATCCATCCTATCTGAACCATTGCCGATTGAGTCATTTGATGTGTTATACGCTGGTGCTCAAAAAAATTTAGGTGTCGCCGGCTTGACAGTTGTCATCATTAAGAATGACTTACTTGATCGTGTCCCTGATACGATCGGCGCCTACTTACGGTATGACATCCATGCGAAACAGCGTTCTCTTTACAATACGCCACCGACGTTCAGTCTTTATATGACGAAGTTGGTACTCGAATGGATTGAAGAGACGGGACTCGAGACGATTACAGCGCGAAATGCCTCACAAGCACAACTCTTATATGAAGCAATCGATCAATCTACTGTTTTTCATAATCATGTTACCGTTAAAGACCGAAGCCGGATGAACATCCCGTTCTCGACCGGAAGTGAGACAGAAGACGCTGCCTTCTTAGCTTTCGCCGAGCGTCACGACCTCATTAACCTTGCCGGTCATCGCTCGATCGGCGGAATGCGTGCAAGCCTCTATAACGCAATGCCAAGCGAGGGAGTTAAAGCACTTATTCACATCATGCACCGTTTTGAACAGGGGGAACGTTAAATGTATCAAGTGCAATTATGGAACGACTTATCAGATAAAGGATTAAAACGATTTACGGAAGACTATCACGTCCACCGCGAAACCGAGCAGCCCGACGCCTTTCTCGTTCGCAGTAAGGATTTGCATGACATGCGTTTTCCGGACAGTCTAAAAGCTGTCGCCCGTGCTGGCGTCGGCGTCAATACGATTCCACTCGATCAACTCGCTAATCGTGGAATTCCAGTCTTTTCGACACCTGGCGCCAATGCCAATGCCGTCAAGGAACTCGTCATCGGGAGCTTATTCCTGACCGCACGAAAACTCGTCCCGAGTCTGCTTTGGACGAATAATCTACGCGGACCGGATATTCCGGAACGGATTGAAGCGAACAAAAAGCAGTTCGTCGGAACTGAATTACTTGGAAAACGAATTGGGATTGTTGGACTTGGAGCGATTGGTGCGAGCTTAGCTAACACCCTTCACGAACTTGGTATGACGGTTACCGGTTACGACCCGCATATGTCTGTCGAATCGGCGTGGCGTGTCTCGAATCAAATTCACCGCGCAACGCAACTCGAAGAGTTACTCGCGACAAGCGACTACATCACGCTACACCTCCCACTCGTTGACGCAACGACTGGTTTACTAGATGCTGCACTCTTCTCGAAAATGAAGCACGGCGCGACGTTACTCAATTTCTCGCGTGGAGAACTCGTCGATGAACAGGCGTTAGCCGATGTTCTTCGATCCGGTCGCCTTGCCAACTATGTGACCGATTTTCCGAATGCCTTTATCTTATCTCTCCCACGCGTCATTCCATTACCACATATCGGCGCATCCACGAGTGAAGCGGAAGAAAATTGTGCCATCATGGCTGTCGATCAGCTCCGAGCGTTCCTTGAGACAGGAAACATTCGCAATGCTGTCAACTTCCCAGCAGTTGAGTTACCTTATACCGGAAAACGACGAATCACGATTGCTCACCATAATATTCCGAACATGGTCGGTCAAATCGCTTCCGTATTAGCTCAAGAATCGATCAATATCGCCAACATGATCAACGGGAGTAAAGATGCGATTGCTTATACGATCATCGATATCGATAATCACGCGGACGAAATGATCTCTCTCGACCGTCTGAATCAAATTCCAGGCGTCTTGAAAACACGTCTACTTTAAAAGGAGTGATCCCATGCCAACATTCGAACCCTTTGCAGCGTTACGACCGGATTCAAAATATGCAGCAGACTTTTCCGCCTTACCTTATGATGTCTATTCCCGTGAGGAAGCACGCGCTGAGATTCGTCGACGTCCCCTCTCTTTTTTACGGATTGACAAGGCAGAAGCGACACTTCCTTCGCTCATTGCTGAAGACGACCCACGCGTTTATCAACAAGCAACTCTTGCTTTTGAAGAGAGTCAGACGAACGGTATCTTACAACTCGATTCGGACGAGACGTATTACATTTATCAATTATCAGATGGTTCACATACACAATCTGGCTTCGTCGGTTGTGTTGCCGTCGCTGATTACGAGACGAACCAAATACGTAAACATGAATTTACGCGTCCGGATAAGGAACGCGACCGCGTCCGCCACGTCGAACATTTAGAGGCTCATACAGGACCGATTTTACTTGCGCATCAAACGGATACTCAGTTGCAAGAAATCGTCTCGACAATTACTACCGGTGATCCACTATATGATTTTACAGTTGACGGGATCACACACCGGATTTTTAAAGTCGTCGACCGAAATCATCTGTTGACGATTGGTAGCCAGTTTGCACGTCATGACGCTCTCTACATCGCCGATGGTCACCATCGCGCTGCAGCTGCAGCCATCGCTGCTAGCCGGACGGATCAAGAAGAGGCACAACGCTTTCTCGCTGTCTCGTTCCCACAAGATGAATTACGGATTCTCGGATACCACCGTGTCGTTGAGGATCTATACGGTCAATCCGTCGTTGATTTTCTTGAACGCTTAGCACACCGGTTTACGATCGCAAAAGGACGTGCTGAACAAACAAAGAAACACCAAATCGAGATGTATCTTAACCGGCAATGGTACACGCTCACGTACGCTTCTGAACGCACGGGCACGAAAGCGAATCTAGACGTCTCGATTCTTCAAGAAGAGCTTCTGACACCGCTACTCGGCATTGAAGATCCACGGACAGATGCGCGCATCCAATTCGTCGGCGGACACAAAGGCTATGAAGGTCTCGAACAACTTGTTGATGCCGGACATGCAGCAATTGCCTTTCACTTGCACCCGACCTCGATCGAAGACTTGATGGCAGTGGCAGATGCGGGAGAAGTGATGCCACCAAAATCGACATGGTTCGAACCGAAACTGCGAAGTGGATTGCTGATCCATCCGTTTCATTCTTAAAATCATGCATGAAAAAACAAGCCGTGGACAAGTTGTTCACGGCTTGTTATTTTGATAAATATACTTTTCCTTAAAGTTGTCGCAAAATAACGGCCGATAAAGCTGGTATTTGAACAGCCTCCGAAGCCGTTGTCTCATCCAAAAGATTCTCAAAAGTCCCTTCTAGCGAAAAAATCTGTGTTTCTTCACTTACATTGACTATTACCAAGTAAGATTGTTCACCCTGACGTCGTTCGACCACCATAAGTTGTTTTGACTCGTCAGCTAACTTAACGTGATACGTTCCATCATTTGCTAAAATCGGATGTTTTTTACGAAGTGCAATCAATTGAGCCACGTAGTCGAACAATTCATGATTCTGTTTCGACTTATCCCACTCCATACAGGCACGATTGGCAGGATCTTGCCCTCCCGTCATCCCAATCTCATCACCGTAGTATATGACCGGTGTTCCAGGAAACGTCAACAATGTTGCGAAAAGTAATTTCATCCGGTCAACGTTGCCTTTCGCCCGTGTCAATGCACGTGGCGTGTCATGCGAGTCAATTAAATTAAACATCACTTCGTTGACGTTTTGAGAATGCCAGTTGAGATTCCGGCTGACCGCGTGCGAAAAATCGCGAACCGTTGTCTCGCCTGTTGCAAAACAAGTGAGAAAACTCTCTGTCAATCCGTAATTCATGACGGCATCGAATTGATCACCAAGTAACCACGGTTGTGAATCCGTCCAGCATTCACCGACGATATAACACGTGCCGTTCGCAGCACGTACCTCTTTTCGAAACTCGCGCCAAAAAGCATGATCGACTTCACTTGCGACATCAAGACGCCAGCCATCGATTCCGAATTCCTCGACCCAGTAGCGTCCGACATGGAGCAGGTATTGTTTTACGTCAGGATGAGCAGTGTTCAACTTCGGCATGTTCCGTTCGAACGCAAACACTTCATAATTGGGAATCGACGGATCAACTGGGAATGAATCAATCGTAAACCAGTTGGCGTACTTCGAGTCTTGTCCTTTTTCTAAGACGTCCTGGAATGCTGGATGGTCTTCACTAATATGGTTGAAGACGGCATCAAGCAATACACGGATACCGTTCTCATGCAACACTTGGATCATTTTCCGGAATGTTTCCTCGTCCCCGAATGCTGGGTCGAGCTTAAGATAATCAAGAGTGTCATACTTATGATTTGATGGTGCTTGAAAGACTGGGCAGAAGTAGACACCTGTGACACCGAGCCGTTTTAAGTGATCGATGTGGTCGATGACTCCTTGAAAGTCTCCACCGAAGAAATTCTGAAATGCTGGTGCCTCACTCCCCCATTCCTTTGTTCCTGCCGGATCATTCGTCGGGTCTCCATTCGCAAATCGTTCCGGGAAAATTTGATACCAGACCGTATCTTTGACCCAGTCCGGTGTATCAAAGACATCCGTCGCATGGACATATGGAACGGAAAAATAGTAGCCTGGATGATCGAGCGGTGCTTCGTCATACCATCCACGCTCCGTTAAAACGGCTGTCGTATCACTGTGAACTTCAAACCCATATCGTACGCGTTTTCGTTCTGGACGGATGGCAACGAACCAGTAATCATAGGTTGCATCACTTCCATTGTATTGCATCTGTGTTTGCTGCACTTTCCATGACTTCTCTTTATCCGGATCAAAATTCCAATCGCGGTCTTCTTCCTTTTCAGCTTCCCATTCATATGGATCACCGTGAATTAAGTTTACTTCACGAACATCATCCTTAGCCGTCATAAGCCGTACATGGACGGTTTCTTGATCATAAGCATAAACAAATGGTGATAATGCGCGATGGACGACCCCAGCCTGATTCAAATTCTGCCACTCTCCCTTAAATTGATATATCTCTAACGGTAAAGTTCCTCTCTTCAACATCACCTAAACGTTTTAATGGAAATTCAACTGTTCCACTGACATTTTAGTTCAGTCTGTCAGGTAGTTTAAGGTATACTGATAACGCATAGGAAATCATAGATTTCTGACATTACGGAAAGAGAGTGGATACGAAATGGGTCGTAAATGGAACAACATCAAGGAAAAAAAGGCATCAAAAGACAAAAATACGAGTCGGATCTACGCAAAGTTCGGTCGTGAGATTTATGTAGCGGCTAAACAAGGCGAGCCAGATCCAGAATCTAACCAAGCATTAAAAGTCGTTTTAGAACGAGCGAAGACATACAACGTTCCTCGTGCCATCGTCGATCGAGCAATCGAAAAAGCAAAAGGTGGAGCAGAAGAAAACTATGATGTGCTTCGTTATGAAGGATTTGGACCGAGCGGTTCAATGGTCATCGTTGAAACACTGACGAACAACGTCAACCGGACGGCTTCTGACGTACGCGCTGCATTCGGTAAAAATGGCGGAAACATGGGTGTCAGTGGGTCTGTCGCTTACATGTTCGATGCGACTGCCATCTTTGCGTTTGAAGGAAAATCAGCAGATGACGTTTTAGAATTGATGATGGAAGCGGACATCGATGTTCGTGATATCCTTGAAGAAGATGAGTCTGTCATCATCTATGCCGAGCCGGAACAGTTCCATGCTGTTCAAGAAGCATTAAAAGCGGCAGGTATTACAGAGTTCTCACTTGCCGAACTCGTCATGTTGGCGCAAAACGAAGTCGCTTTGTCTGAAGACGACGTTGCACAATTCGAGAAAATGATTGATGCACTTGAGGATTTAGAAGACGTACAACAGGTCTATCACAACGTAGAGCTATAATTAAAAGACAAGGAGCTAGTCGCGACTAGCTCCTTGTCTTTTTGATTATAGATTTCCTGTATCGGTTAACGCCCTGCTTCGGTAACGCACCGTCTGCACTCATCATAATGTATGAAACGCGTTTCATAACAAGGATAAAAAAAGATTCATTCTCGATGTTTATTTCTTCAATTTAATGGGAATAGTAATATTCGGAGTTGATTATAACTTATTTGGTTTTGAAGGAATAAAGGGAGGAACGAATGATGACATATTCTTTAATTGAAACATTCAAACACATCGTAAGCGAGGCAACCCGCTTTAAGCGCGTTGATTTCGGAGGTTACGACATTTATATGCAGACAACTGACGGACGAACGATTACAGCACATATCCGTTACGATGGTGGTGGTACAGACTTTAATGAAGCCTATCTGATGCTCGAGTCAAGTACCGGGCAACGCCGTACAGCAACGTTAACGCTTTATCAGTTCGAACATCTCTCTTCTTATACCGCACACAGTGAACGGACACGTGCCCTTGTCACAACGAGTGCTTGATTCATAAAACACGCCTCTCATTCGAGAGACGTGTTTTTTTAATCCTCTTCTTGCTCGAGACGTTCGAGTTCCGCATGTGTTTGTGGAAATCCATTCGCTTGCCAATCGGCACGGTGAATGGAATCAAGTTGCGTTAAGCCGACCTCTGCCGGATCGCGCTTCGCGTCGATACTTGGTCGGTGATCAATATCGCCGGAGGATGTTTTCCGTTGTTGATATTGTTGATATGCAATTGTCGCAATGGCCGCTAATCCACCTAAAATGACACCTGTCTTGAATGTGGCTCGCATGAAATTTCCCCCTCTATGATCGATACATTTGCTCTTGGTAATTGTACCCGTGTTGACTGAATTTGAATCCTTCCCATGAGTTTTCACTCGTTTTATTAAAAAATCAAAAAAAAAATTCAGCCTTTTTCCACCGTGTTCCTACATATTTAATAATTATGAGGAAAAATGGCTCTACCCCTTATGCTTCAACGCTTCACGTCATGCAAGAAGGAAAAAAGTACGCTATACTTGATTCAGAAACATCTTCGACGAACAAAATGAATCATGTCTTCTACTGGACAGTTCCGAGCTTCAATGGCTTGCGTTCGCGTCCCTTTTTCATTTTTGGTCGTCGATGTCACAAAGGAGGGAATTTCGTGTCCGTGATGCACGGGGCTATCTTACTGCCCATATTGATCAGTCTTTTCATTCCGCTTCTAGCGAAACGCCTTCCGAATATTCATACCGGTTGGTTTGTACTTGTCGTACCTGTACTGCTCGTTTCGTATTTCAGCCGTTTTCTCCCTAGTACCATGTCGGGTGAGACGCTTACGGCACGCATGCCATGGATACCATCGCTCGGGATCGATTTCGTCACGTATCTCGATGGACTTGGCTTGTTGTTCGCCTTGTTGATTACCGGAATTGGTGCACTCGTCGTTCTTTATTCCATTTTTTATCTGGATGCGAAAAAAGAGTCACTCGGAACGTTTTATGTGTATTTATTGATGTTCATGACAGCGATGCTTGGTGTCGTACTATCAGACAACATGGTCGTTCTCTATTTGTTCTGGGAATTGACATCAATCTCTTCTTTCTTATTGATTGCATACTGGTACGAGCGGGAACGTTCTCGCTACGGTGCTCAAAAATCGATGTTGATCACCGTTTTTGGTGGATTAGCGATGCTTGGCGGAATCGCTATTCTCTCTACACTTAGTGGATCACTCAGTATTCGGGAAACGTATGCGTCGCTTGAATCGATTCAAGGAGAATCATTCTTTACGGTTGCACTTGTCTTATTCTTGTTAGCAGCATTTACGAAATCCGCACAGTTTCCATTCCACATCTGGTTACCGGATGCGATGGAAGCGCCGACCCCTGTCAGCGCCTACTTGCACTCGGCAACGATGGTCAAGGCAGGCTTGTACCTCGTCGCTCGGTTCAGCCCGATTTTTGCGGATGAGTCGCTTTGGTTTTATCTCGTTTCTTCTGTCGGAATATTCACCTTATTCTGGGGCTCACTGAATGCAGTGAAACAACATGATTTAAAAGGTATTCTCGCCTACTCGACGATTTCTCAGCTTGGATTGATCATGTCCTTACTCGGACTCGGAGCAGCTGCCTTGCACGTCGACGCGTTAGACGATGGACTGTACACGATTGCGACAGTGGCTGCGATTTTCCACCTGATCAACCACGCGACGTTCAAAGGAAGCCTGTTCATGATGGCAGGAATCGTCGATCACGAGACCGGAACACGTGATATCCGGAAACTCGGTGGTCTTGCGCAACTGATGCCGATCTCGATGACGATTGCGATGATCGGGACTCTTTCGATGGCAGGGATTCCACCGTTCAATGGTTTCTTAAGTAAAGAGATGTTCTTGACAGGTGTTCTTCAAGTTTCAGAATCGGATTTGTTCCACTTGCCGTCGTACGGTTGGATCATTCCTGTACTCGCCGTCGTCGGAAGCATCTTTACGTTCGTCTACAGCATCTTGATCGTCCGGAGAACGTTCTTCGGTAAACGCCAAGACGACAAGTTACCGAAAACACCACACGAGGCACCGATTGGCATGTTGATTCCACCACTCGTCCTTGTCTCGCTCGTCGTCATCATCGGACTCTTCCCGAACATATTGTCAGATACGTTGATTCGACCAGCAGTCGAAGCGATCCTGCCACAAGTCGTTGCTGCCGGCGGGAAGATTGATGTGCACATTTCAATGTGGCATGGATTTAACCCAGAATTTTTCCTAACGTTACTCATCTTTACAGTCGGGTTCATCTTGTACAAGACACTGCCACGTTGGCAATCACTTTATAACCGGATGCCACGCGCTGTCTCACTCAACCATCAATATGATGCGCTGTTACGCCGTGGTGAACAGACATCGACTCGGATCCACGATGCGGTCATGACCGGTTATATGCGATCATACCTTGTCTATATCTTCGGGTTCATCGTCATCTTGATTTTGACAGCATTATACGGATTTGATGCTTTCCGCTTCGCGGTTGATCCAATTAGCTCGATTGATGCTTACGAGATCATTCTTGCACTCGTCCTTGTTTCGAGTGCCCTCTCGATTACCTTTGCACGCTCGCGTCTGACTTCAATCATCTTGCTTGGTGTAACAGGTTATACGGTCGCTCTGTTCTTCGTCTTGTTCCGGGCACCCGATCTTGCTTTGACACAACTCGTCATCGAGACAGTATCGGTCGCCTTATTCCTACTCGTTTTCTATCGTTTGCCGGAAATCAGTCGGAAAGAAGAACGCATTCCGTTTAAGCTCGGAAATGCTTTAATCTCAGCACTCGTCGGATTGACAGTGACGCTTGTCGCCCTTGCTTCGCTCAGTCAGCGTTCGTTTACTTCGATTGCCAAGTATTACATTGACAACGTTGCTGATCTTGCTGCTGGTGGGAATATGGTCAACGTCATTCTCGTCGACTTCCGTGGCTTTGATACGTTGTTTGAGATTGCGGTTCTCGCACTTGCCGGAATCGGGATTTATACGATGATTAAATTCAGACGAACAGGAGGGGTGGATAAATGAAAAAGCAGGCAAAAAAGCATACGAATGATGTCATCTTAGAGTCCGCGACTTCCTTCATCACGTTCATCATCTTCCTGTTTGCTGTCTATTTGTTCTTTGCCGGACACTATACCCCAGGTGGCGGTTTCATTGGTGGTCTCGTAACAGCGTCTGCTCTCGTCTTGATCTTACTTGCATACGACATCAAGACGTTGCGCCGGATTTTACCGTTTGATTATAAATGGATCACGGCGCTTGGCATGTTGATTGCTGTACTGACGGCTTCAGGAGCGCTCGTGTTCAACGTACCGTTCTTCACGCATGCGCATGATTATTTTAATTTGCCGTTGTTCGGTAAGACATCGCTTCACACGGCGATGTTGTTCGACCTCGGTGTATACCTTGTCGTCGTTGGTGTGACGATGACGATTATTCAAACGATTGGGGAGAGTGATTAATATGGAAATCATCATGGCGATTGCCGCAGGCATCCTGACGATGTGTGCCATTTATCTCATTCTTTCGAAAAGCATTCTTCGGATTATCATCGGAACGGGATTACTCAGTCACGCTGCTCACCTACTCGTCATGACGATGGGTGGATTAAAACGAGGCGCAGCTCCGGTTTTAAAGGATGGCGTGACTTCCTATACGGACCCATTACCACAAGCACTCGTCTTGACTGCCATCGTCATCAGCTTTGGTGTCACCGCCTTTTTCTTGGTACTTGCGTATCGCGCGTATCAAGAGCTTGGAACCGATAATATCGAAGAGATGAAAGGAACCGATTCGAATGATTAACTTACCGCTATTACCGATCATCATCCCTTTGTTGACGGGTGTCATTTTAATGTTTTTCCCGCGACACCTCAAAGGACAACGAATCGTTTCCGTCTTTTCGACGATTTTGACTGTCTGCGCATCCATCTACCTCGTTCTGACTGTCCGCTCGAATGGCATTTTGACCGTCACACTAGGTAGCTGGCCGGCACCTTTTGGTATCACGCTCGTCTCTGACATGTTGTCTGCTTTACTCGTCACGACGACGAGCATACTTGTCCTAAGTATCATCTGGTATGCGATCGTCTATTTGAGCGATGCTTATCAACGGTATTACTATTTCATTGCCGTTCAATTCCTGCTCGTTGGTGTCAACGGTGCCTTTACGACGGGTGATATCTTTAACATGTTCGTCTTCTTCGAAGTCTTCCTGATTTCGTCGTATGTCTTGATCGTTCTCGGCGGGAAGCCGGCACAATTACGAGAATCACTCAAGTATCTCTTGATTAACGTCATCTCGTCCGCCTTGTTCGTCATGACGGTTGCCTTCTTGTACGGGATCATCGGTTCGCTTAGCATGGCGGATATCAGCCAGAAGATCACAGAGGTCGGGCAACCAGCGATTCTAAACGTCATCGCCTTGTTATTCCTGATCGTTTTCGGGTTAAAAGGTGCGATTTTCCCACTCTACTTCTGGTTACCAGGATCTTATCAAGTACCACCGACACCTGTTCTTGCTCTGTTCGGTGCCTTGTTGACGAAGGTCGGGGTGTACGGGATTTTACGGACGTATAGTTTGTTCTTCTCAAACGAGATTGGAACGATTCATCAAATCTTAAGTGTCCTTG
This window of the Exiguobacterium acetylicum genome carries:
- a CDS encoding glycoside hydrolase family 13 protein — translated: MNQAGVVHRALSPFVYAYDQETVHVRLMTAKDDVREVNLIHGDPYEWEAEKEEDRDWNFDPDKEKSWKVQQTQMQYNGSDATYDYWFVAIRPERKRVRYGFEVHSDTTAVLTERGWYDEAPLDHPGYYFSVPYVHATDVFDTPDWVKDTVWYQIFPERFANGDPTNDPAGTKEWGSEAPAFQNFFGGDFQGVIDHIDHLKRLGVTGVYFCPVFQAPSNHKYDTLDYLKLDPAFGDEETFRKMIQVLHENGIRVLLDAVFNHISEDHPAFQDVLEKGQDSKYANWFTIDSFPVDPSIPNYEVFAFERNMPKLNTAHPDVKQYLLHVGRYWVEEFGIDGWRLDVASEVDHAFWREFRKEVRAANGTCYIVGECWTDSQPWLLGDQFDAVMNYGLTESFLTCFATGETTVRDFSHAVSRNLNWHSQNVNEVMFNLIDSHDTPRALTRAKGNVDRMKLLFATLLTFPGTPVIYYGDEIGMTGGQDPANRACMEWDKSKQNHELFDYVAQLIALRKKHPILANDGTYHVKLADESKQLMVVERRQGEQSYLVIVNVSEETQIFSLEGTFENLLDETTASEAVQIPALSAVILRQL
- a CDS encoding DUF1015 domain-containing protein codes for the protein MPTFEPFAALRPDSKYAADFSALPYDVYSREEARAEIRRRPLSFLRIDKAEATLPSLIAEDDPRVYQQATLAFEESQTNGILQLDSDETYYIYQLSDGSHTQSGFVGCVAVADYETNQIRKHEFTRPDKERDRVRHVEHLEAHTGPILLAHQTDTQLQEIVSTITTGDPLYDFTVDGITHRIFKVVDRNHLLTIGSQFARHDALYIADGHHRAAAAAIAASRTDQEEAQRFLAVSFPQDELRILGYHRVVEDLYGQSVVDFLERLAHRFTIAKGRAEQTKKHQIEMYLNRQWYTLTYASERTGTKANLDVSILQEELLTPLLGIEDPRTDARIQFVGGHKGYEGLEQLVDAGHAAIAFHLHPTSIEDLMAVADAGEVMPPKSTWFEPKLRSGLLIHPFHS
- a CDS encoding Na(+)/H(+) antiporter subunit B, whose product is MKKQAKKHTNDVILESATSFITFIIFLFAVYLFFAGHYTPGGGFIGGLVTASALVLILLAYDIKTLRRILPFDYKWITALGMLIAVLTASGALVFNVPFFTHAHDYFNLPLFGKTSLHTAMLFDLGVYLVVVGVTMTIIQTIGESD
- a CDS encoding Na+/H+ antiporter subunit A; the encoded protein is MSVMHGAILLPILISLFIPLLAKRLPNIHTGWFVLVVPVLLVSYFSRFLPSTMSGETLTARMPWIPSLGIDFVTYLDGLGLLFALLITGIGALVVLYSIFYLDAKKESLGTFYVYLLMFMTAMLGVVLSDNMVVLYLFWELTSISSFLLIAYWYERERSRYGAQKSMLITVFGGLAMLGGIAILSTLSGSLSIRETYASLESIQGESFFTVALVLFLLAAFTKSAQFPFHIWLPDAMEAPTPVSAYLHSATMVKAGLYLVARFSPIFADESLWFYLVSSVGIFTLFWGSLNAVKQHDLKGILAYSTISQLGLIMSLLGLGAAALHVDALDDGLYTIATVAAIFHLINHATFKGSLFMMAGIVDHETGTRDIRKLGGLAQLMPISMTIAMIGTLSMAGIPPFNGFLSKEMFLTGVLQVSESDLFHLPSYGWIIPVLAVVGSIFTFVYSILIVRRTFFGKRQDDKLPKTPHEAPIGMLIPPLVLVSLVVIIGLFPNILSDTLIRPAVEAILPQVVAAGGKIDVHISMWHGFNPEFFLTLLIFTVGFILYKTLPRWQSLYNRMPRAVSLNHQYDALLRRGEQTSTRIHDAVMTGYMRSYLVYIFGFIVILILTALYGFDAFRFAVDPISSIDAYEIILALVLVSSALSITFARSRLTSIILLGVTGYTVALFFVLFRAPDLALTQLVIETVSVALFLLVFYRLPEISRKEERIPFKLGNALISALVGLTVTLVALASLSQRSFTSIAKYYIDNVADLAAGGNMVNVILVDFRGFDTLFEIAVLALAGIGIYTMIKFRRTGGVDK
- a CDS encoding Na(+)/H(+) antiporter subunit C — its product is MEIIMAIAAGILTMCAIYLILSKSILRIIIGTGLLSHAAHLLVMTMGGLKRGAAPVLKDGVTSYTDPLPQALVLTAIVISFGVTAFFLVLAYRAYQELGTDNIEEMKGTDSND
- a CDS encoding phosphoglycerate dehydrogenase, with amino-acid sequence MYQVQLWNDLSDKGLKRFTEDYHVHRETEQPDAFLVRSKDLHDMRFPDSLKAVARAGVGVNTIPLDQLANRGIPVFSTPGANANAVKELVIGSLFLTARKLVPSLLWTNNLRGPDIPERIEANKKQFVGTELLGKRIGIVGLGAIGASLANTLHELGMTVTGYDPHMSVESAWRVSNQIHRATQLEELLATSDYITLHLPLVDATTGLLDAALFSKMKHGATLLNFSRGELVDEQALADVLRSGRLANYVTDFPNAFILSLPRVIPLPHIGASTSEAEENCAIMAVDQLRAFLETGNIRNAVNFPAVELPYTGKRRITIAHHNIPNMVGQIASVLAQESINIANMINGSKDAIAYTIIDIDNHADEMISLDRLNQIPGVLKTRLL
- the serC gene encoding 3-phosphoserine/phosphohydroxythreonine transaminase, with product MMTVYNFSAGPAVLPAPVLLKAQSELLNYENSGQSVLEMSHRSPIFESIRDAAEQSLRRLMSIPDTYSVLFLQGGATLQFSMLPQNLATKTGRIDFIDTGGWSTKAIADAKQYATVNVLASSADQGYRFIPDGPFTSSSDYLHITWNNTLEGTTYQIPPHVDVPLVADVSSSILSEPLPIESFDVLYAGAQKNLGVAGLTVVIIKNDLLDRVPDTIGAYLRYDIHAKQRSLYNTPPTFSLYMTKLVLEWIEETGLETITARNASQAQLLYEAIDQSTVFHNHVTVKDRSRMNIPFSTGSETEDAAFLAFAERHDLINLAGHRSIGGMRASLYNAMPSEGVKALIHIMHRFEQGER
- a CDS encoding nuclear transport factor 2 family protein, with amino-acid sequence MTLENTMHQLQESMLKGDLTQVSHLLSPEFTFIDALGRSFDAETYLDHYVDPENIRWLSRTDDFSYIDHFEDTVIQYSLTEDRFEYGTTQYVGRFRVVSVYRATTEGWKWHFGQLTSLDPS
- a CDS encoding YebC/PmpR family DNA-binding transcriptional regulator, whose product is MGRKWNNIKEKKASKDKNTSRIYAKFGREIYVAAKQGEPDPESNQALKVVLERAKTYNVPRAIVDRAIEKAKGGAEENYDVLRYEGFGPSGSMVIVETLTNNVNRTASDVRAAFGKNGGNMGVSGSVAYMFDATAIFAFEGKSADDVLELMMEADIDVRDILEEDESVIIYAEPEQFHAVQEALKAAGITEFSLAELVMLAQNEVALSEDDVAQFEKMIDALEDLEDVQQVYHNVEL